Proteins encoded by one window of Microcebus murinus isolate Inina chromosome 2, M.murinus_Inina_mat1.0, whole genome shotgun sequence:
- the C2CD4D gene encoding C2 calcium-dependent domain-containing protein 4D, which yields MWLLEKVGYRVGTAESRARWAPSSLFSKRSAPGPARRVCPNVLTPDRIPQFFIPPRLRDPGGAEPAARRDAAGRGLHSACSLPHLAGREGWAFLPESPHTRRRESLFHSPPPAPAEGLSPAQSWLHVSAPDLRLCRAPDSDTASSPDSSPFGSPRPGLGRRRLPTPHSLSPKEASSADTSPAARRSAGPPTPPLFHLDFLCCQLRPTKDSVLRLGPRGGQLRLSTEYLAGPGRLRLRLVSAEGLPRPRACPGSGGGGCCVVLRLRPRVRPRAQRSRVVKCSANPIFNEDFFFEGLGLPDLAVRSLRAKVLDRGAGLRRDALLGECETPLIALLPPLGGPLGPGSSLAPTHLSL from the coding sequence ATGTGGCTCTTGGAGAAAGTTGGCTACAGGGTGGGGACTGCGGAGTCCAGGGCCCGGTGGGCGCCCTCCAGCCTGTTCTCTAAGCGCAGCGCCCCGGGCCCAGCCAGGCGCGTCTGCCCCAACGTCCTCACCCCGGATCGCATCCCGCAGTTCTTCATCCCGCCTCGGCTCCGGGACCCGGGCGGCGCCGAGCCCGCAGCCCGGCGTGACGCGGCCGGGCGCGGCCTCCACTCGGCCTGCTCGCTGCCGCACCTGGCAGGCCGCGAAGGCTGGGCCTTCCTGCCCGAGAGCCCGCACACGCGCCGGCGCGAGTCCCTGTTCCActcgccgccgcccgccccggctGAGGGGCTGTCCCCGGCGCAGTCCTGGCTGCACGTGTCCGCCCCGGACCTGCGCCTCTGCCGGGCCCCCGACAGCGACACTGCCTCGTCGCCGGACTCGTCGCCCTTCGGCTCCCCGCGGCCCGGCCTGGGCCGGCGCCGGCTGCCCACGCCGCACTCGCTGTCCCCGAAGGAGGCGAGCTCCGCGGACACCAGCCCGGCCGCGCGGCGCAGCGCGGGGCCGCCCACGCCGCCGCTCTTCCACCTCGACTTCCTGTGCTGCCAGCTGCGGCCGACCAAGGACAGCGTGCTGCGCCTCGGGCCCCGCGGCGGGCAGCTGCGGCTCTCCACCGAGTACCTGGCCGGGCCCGGGCGGCTGCGGCTGCGCCTGGTGAGCGCCGAGGGCCTGCCCCGGCCGCGGGCCTGCCccgggagcggcggcggcggctgctgcgTGGTGCTCAGGCTGCGGCCCCGCGTGCGGCCGCGGGCCCAGCGGAGCCGCGTGGTCAAGTGCAGCGCCAACCCCATCTTCAACGAGGACTTCTTCTTCGAGGGGCTCGGCCTGCCAGACCTGGCCGTCCGCAGTCTGAGGGCCAAGGTGCTGGACAGGGGCGCGGGACTCCGCAGGGACGCGCTGCTGGGCGAGTGCGAGACGCCCCTTATTGCGCTGCTGCCCCCGTTGGGCGGGCCGCTAGGCCCAGGGTCCTCCCTGGCGCCCACCCATCTCAGCCTGTAG